The genomic interval TAATTTCTACATATATAAGTTTTACTAAAAgtcaaaaaggaaaaaagaaaagaaattatagTTTTGAAATAATTATAAAGGTTTGGACGAATTTTTACATTCTAGGggcgcatatatatatacatataataacctttataaattcaattttatttttaaaaaaagagtaCCAATTACACACCTtgtataatgaaaatataacgATCTGTGTAAAACTCTAtaatttgttattaaaaaaaagtaaaactcATAATTAAGGAGGATACAACCAAAATAATTAAGGAGGATCAATCATCGCTTGAAGAGAAAAGtagctaattaattattattcatttaggttatcaataaatatatatatatgttcctATCAAGGaattagaaaaaagaaaaaaaaaatacaagaaagaaatttgaaatttggtgatatCGATCCTACATTATAAAACATCACCCCTTTAAATAATCTTTTGATTATTTGCAAAGAGTATAGTACTTATAATTACTCATCtacaatattattaattagcttagttaattaaaatcattaatatatttcaattaatgtaattcaacataatatatatgcagaatctatatcatatatatacataaatatatattagtaCTCAATTTCTATATATGATCAACTTTTCTTGTGACTTTCAATTCTTTCTTTCCTCtgattctctttctttctttccttttgagtaaatatattcattatattataataaccacaaaataataaacatattcttttcttaattcccttattattatttttaatttggggGTATTATAAAGTATACTCCACCAACTAAAAATTTCTACACATGGCGGACTAATATttgggaaaagaaaaaaaaagaagaagaagaagaaactcaccatcttcatcatcatcatcttcatcctTAAGTTGAGTAAATTTCAGTTATGGTTTTCATAACCTTTACCTGAGTAGTAAGACACCTTATATAATGAGCAGTCTCATCCAATAAGCTACAAATATCCATGGCTGCACCACCTGGAACCACCTTCCTAAGCTTCTTCTCATCATCTTCTCCAAAACctactatttcttcttcttctctcttcttcttgacaaaACTCTTTTGATTAATAATACTTCTTTTGAAAATGACACGGCGGCTGCTTCTGCTGCCGCCGTGACTGCCAGGTCGGTTGTTGCGGATCTTCCGCAACACCGCCTGGCTCCATAGTACTTTTCTGGACCCAACGGCCGAGGCCATGGCAGCATTGGCCGCGGTCTTGATTCTGCGGCGGCGTTTCGAGATCTCTCTTGGTGAGTTGTTGTTATTATTTGAAGGAGATTTATGTATTCTCATCAAGGCTCTAATGAATCCCTTGGCAAACCTGTTTTTGAGTGAATTAGGGTTTGGATTAGGTGAGTTTATTTGGGAATTCATATTgaaaaattagggtttctttttGGGAATGGAAAGACTACAAATTTAGGAACCGTTATGTAAAAAGATGATTTTGAGAGATTTTCTTCTGACAACATATGAGTTGGGTCCTATATGGTACAGGATTCAGTACTTTCAATTCTGAcacatatagatatatatatatatgagagagAAGTATATAGAGAATTTTTTTGTGtaggaaggaagaagaagaagaggtaaAGATGATATATGAAGAAAGAAGAGGAAAggtaaatttattaattaatttgggatgagtgagaaagagagagaagaataATTAAGATTGAAAATGGGAGGTGTGAAGAGGAAGGAGAAATGGAATCAAAAcccttttaaataattattaatgttTTATAATAAACAAATGTTAAAAGCAAATTTTGAGGTGTacaataatactatattataataTGAGTAATGATATTTTGATTCAAATTATActaaaattttccttttaaaaaaaatatactaaaaatttACACACAGTAAGtggtataatttatttaaccaatcaaatttatttaaattaatataaatattaagttttatattattattggtataaAATACTCTTTTTAACATAATTAATGATAGGTAACTTATAATTTAAagagattttttcatttttcaactgtaaaatatatatatatatatatatttttgcatttttatgaaatttcacaTATAAATTCGTACTAACGGAATAATTTAAATTGCAATCAAAATCCGCATAGCAATTTATATAGAAattacgaaaaaaaaaacaactagaGCAAtttaaaccgtaaatttgaaaaataaaaataaaaaataacatataaaataattttcttaatttaaattatgtaccaaaaatttacaaatagtaAAAACATTTTCATTATGggcaattaaaataattattcactTACATATTTTTAGGGAAATTATCTTAtgtatttgtttttttaattattttttttaaaatttacggtttgaatttctaaagtggttgcagtgctagttgtaatatgatttttatatattattctacaaatatacaacaaaaaaaatgtttaaaagtgtaaaaataaaaaaaagtcctattattattaatatatttttagccAAACacaatttcttttaattaaaaaatatgaaggGCTCATTGTCTATTTTAAAATCTTTTATTACCTTTTTTCTCTATCTTGCCACATAATAGAATGTTAAAACATTAATAATGTCtagcactttttttttatattatatcataattaaaatctcatataagataataattttttaaaaattatactaaccaataataataatatcaatatCACATTTATCTAAATACTCATATCAATACTTTTTTAGGAACCCATATCATAATtacttttataatatataaacaaataaaaatatatattagaatgtttaaagtatataaaatataattagagGAATAGATGAGGCTTGTGAAGTCGTTTTCAAAAATGGAGTTTTTGGAGGTGAAAAAAGGAGTTCGATCGTGGGACTACAAAAGGCCAACCACCATATGAGCGCACATGGCTCCTTTACCCACCTCCAATTTCCAATTTCTGTGGGCCCCtcattttcttttcctttcttcttcttaaATAAATCaacatttattaaaattaaaaattatcaaAACTTCCAAATATTatcctctatatatatatatatta from Cannabis sativa cultivar Pink pepper isolate KNU-18-1 chromosome 4, ASM2916894v1, whole genome shotgun sequence carries:
- the LOC115711956 gene encoding transcription factor IBH1-like; amino-acid sequence: MNSQINSPNPNPNSLKNRFAKGFIRALMRIHKSPSNNNNNSPREISKRRRRIKTAANAAMASAVGSRKVLWSQAVLRKIRNNRPGSHGGSRSSRRVIFKRSIINQKSFVKKKREEEEIVGFGEDDEKKLRKVVPGGAAMDICSLLDETAHYIRCLTTQVKVMKTITEIYST